A part of Heliangelus exortis chromosome 3, bHelExo1.hap1, whole genome shotgun sequence genomic DNA contains:
- the LYPLAL1 gene encoding lysophospholipase-like protein 1 isoform X1, whose protein sequence is MAAPAALQRIVVSPAGTHTASLIFLHGSGGTGQGARTWIKELLNQDMAFQHIKVIYPTAPARPYTPMKGAFSTVWFDRFKICIDCPEHMESIDSMCRRLTDLINDEIKNGIAKNRILIGGFSMGGGMAMHLAYRFHQDLAGVFALSSFLNNDSAVYQALKRNEGVLPELFQCHGISDELVLYSWGEETNRILKSLGVSTSLHTFPDLQHELSRTEIEKLKTWIVKKLPVEAAKTN, encoded by the exons ATGGCGGCTCCGGCAGCGCTGCAGAGGATCGTGGTGTCTCCCGCGGGCACGCACACCGCTTCCCTCATCTTCCTGCACGGCTCAG GTGGTACTGGCCAAGGAGCAAGAACATGGATAAAAGAACTTTTGAATCAAGACATGGCTTTCCAACATATAAAAGTAATTTACCCAACAGCTCCTGCCAG GCCATATACACCTATGAAAGGAGCCTTTTCCACTGTGTGGTTTGACAGATTTAAGATCTGTATTGACTGTCCAGAACACATGGAAAGTATTGACTCTATGTGCCGGCGACTTACGGATTTGATCAATGATGAGATTAAAAATGGCATTGCAAAAAATAGGATACTAATAG GAGGCTTTTCGATGGGAGGTGGAATGGCAATGCATTTAGCATATAGGTTTCATCAGGATCTGGCAGGAGTCTTTGCTTTGTCTAGTTTTCTCAATAACGACTCTGCTGTTTACCAG gctttgaaaagaaatgaaggtGTTCTTCCAGAATTATTTCAATGTCATGGAATCTCTGATGAACTTGTTCTCTACTCATGGGGTGAAGAAACCAACAGGATCTTAAAGTCACTGGGAGTATCAACATCACTTCATACTTTTCCAGACCTTCAACATGAGTTAAGCAgaactgaaatagaaaaactAAAAACCTGGATTGTAAAGAAGTTGCCTGTTGAAGCAGCAAagacaaattaa
- the LYPLAL1 gene encoding lysophospholipase-like protein 1 isoform X2, with protein MAFQHIKVIYPTAPARPYTPMKGAFSTVWFDRFKICIDCPEHMESIDSMCRRLTDLINDEIKNGIAKNRILIGGFSMGGGMAMHLAYRFHQDLAGVFALSSFLNNDSAVYQALKRNEGVLPELFQCHGISDELVLYSWGEETNRILKSLGVSTSLHTFPDLQHELSRTEIEKLKTWIVKKLPVEAAKTN; from the exons ATGGCTTTCCAACATATAAAAGTAATTTACCCAACAGCTCCTGCCAG GCCATATACACCTATGAAAGGAGCCTTTTCCACTGTGTGGTTTGACAGATTTAAGATCTGTATTGACTGTCCAGAACACATGGAAAGTATTGACTCTATGTGCCGGCGACTTACGGATTTGATCAATGATGAGATTAAAAATGGCATTGCAAAAAATAGGATACTAATAG GAGGCTTTTCGATGGGAGGTGGAATGGCAATGCATTTAGCATATAGGTTTCATCAGGATCTGGCAGGAGTCTTTGCTTTGTCTAGTTTTCTCAATAACGACTCTGCTGTTTACCAG gctttgaaaagaaatgaaggtGTTCTTCCAGAATTATTTCAATGTCATGGAATCTCTGATGAACTTGTTCTCTACTCATGGGGTGAAGAAACCAACAGGATCTTAAAGTCACTGGGAGTATCAACATCACTTCATACTTTTCCAGACCTTCAACATGAGTTAAGCAgaactgaaatagaaaaactAAAAACCTGGATTGTAAAGAAGTTGCCTGTTGAAGCAGCAAagacaaattaa